In Aspergillus fumigatus Af293 chromosome 2, whole genome shotgun sequence, a genomic segment contains:
- a CDS encoding glycoside hydrolase family 43 protein has protein sequence MWVPRSTFWTLGLTLTAVFASPFEKRARGPWMAINSDFPDPSFVQDAEGAWYAFSTNGNGKRVQVARSQDFNTWTLLDIEALPTLAGWETEIDHWAPDVIRRNDGYYVMYYSGEAKEMVRHHCVGVAVSKDKDPRGPYVPNETPLSCRLDQGGSIDPAGFLDKDGSRYVVFKVDGNSIGHGGDCNNGVPPLVSTPILLQRVADDGFTPLGDAVPILDRDDSDGPLVEAPNLILHGDTYFLFYSTHCFTDPKYDVRWATSKSITGPYVKTGQKLFKTGDYGLTSPGGGTVCGCGDRMLFHAFCESNKRCTYAANLAINGDQVTLL, from the exons ATGTGGGTTCCTCGATCAACATTCTGGACTTTGGGCCTTACCCTGACAGCTGTCTTCGCTTCACCCTTTGAGAAGCGAGCCAGAGGGCCGTGGATGGCAATCAATTCAGACTTTCCGGACCCTAGTTTTGTACAGGATGCAGAAGGGGCATGGTATGCCTTTAGCACAAACGGCAATGGCAAGCGCGTCCAAGTGGCTAGATCCCAAGACTTTAACACATGGACGCTTCTCGACATCGAGGCACTGCCAACGCTTGCAGGGTGGGAGACTGAAATAGATCATTGGGCACCAGACGTTATCAGAAGG AACGATGGCTATTATGTTATGTACTATTCAGGCGAGGCCAAAGAGATGGTGAGGCATCACTGTGTGGGCGTCGCGGTCTCTAAAGACAAAGACCCCAGAGGACCATATGTGCCCAATGAGACGCCATTATCATGCAGGCTGGATCAGGGAGGTTCGATCGACCCGGCGGGATTCCTCGACAAAGACGGTAGCCGCTATGTTGTCTTCAAAGTAGACGGCAATAGCATCGGTCATGGCGGAGACTGCAACAACGGCGTTCCTCCCCTGGTGTCTACGCCGATTCTACTGCAGAGAGTGGCAGATGACGGCTTCACGCCACTTGGCGACGCCGTTCCGATACTTGACCGTGACGATAGCGACGGACCATTGGTCGAAGCTCCCAATCTGATTCTGCACGGTGACACGTACTTCCTTTTCTATTCCACACATTGCTTTACGGATCCCAAGTACGACGTGCGATGGGCCACCTCGAAATCCATCACGGGCCCGTATGTCAAGACTGGTCAGAAACTATTCAAGACCGGTGACTATGGACTAACATCACCGGGCGGAGGTACCGTCTGTGGATGTGGTGACAGGATGCTCTTCCATGCGTTCTGTGAGTCCAACAAGCGGTGTACGTATGCTGCAAACCTTGCCATCAATGGCGATCAGGTTACACTTCTATGA
- a CDS encoding BCS1 and AAA domain-containing protein gives MAVPNMASYLDSNISNNSRNATTTTFDTAVLDAFIPGYSILSRFLVSYLQIDLSYYLPFLVMAAAVTASLRYTIKRIIHLLGEHFTSTAEIRLDDEIYNYLMFWMAQQPFTKRTTHFVAGTKISSGMRYWDSDNGEGSDDEDICDDDDDDNGSAGDNSDTLANFDRYWQKVISKDKYRTLRFTPAEGTHYFWYKGRPLAFIREREENNSGMSLRWVPERLYLSCLGRDPSILKELLADAQRAYVARDGNRTIIYRGQKSGVDDFDWVRCMARPPRPLSTVVLDEAQKQAFIDDIKEYLHPRTRRWYSNRGIPYRRGYLLHGPPGTGKTSLCFAASGLLGLTLYLLSLNSKSLDEDSLMSLFSELPRRCIVLLEDVDSAGITQKRAEDDSVASAVLVEKDKSSAEEREPETKANKGVSLSGLLNVIDGVAASEGRILIMTTNHAEKLDPALLRPGRVDMTIAFGYADRDAMRELFSAIYSMLEGDARTSKMTSVRKASGQVQKKHAKATVTQRKRQRLSKEKIAELASEFASRIPEGEFTAAEIQGHLLNYKNEPEAAIDAVEEWVRSVRAKRKEKEQSK, from the coding sequence ATGGCTGTGCCGAACATGGCGTCGTATTTGGACAGCAATATCAGCAATAATAGCAGAAatgccaccaccaccaccttcgACACGGCTGTCCTGGACGCCTTTATACCGGGATACTCTATTCTCTCTCGCTTTCTGGTGTCGTACCTCCAGATCGATCTGTCGTACTACCTGCCCTTCCTTGTGATGGCGGCCGCAGTGACCGCCTCCTTGCGCTACACCATTAAGAGAATTATTCATCTACTGGGGGAACACTTCACCTCGACGGCGGAGATCCGCCTCGACGATGAAATTTATAATTATTTGATGTTCTGGATGGCACAGCAGCCGTTCACGAAGCGGACGACGCATTTCGTCGCGGGGACGAAAATCAGCAGTGGGATGCGGTACTGGGATTCTGATAACGGCGAGGGgtccgacgatgaggacatctgcgatgacgatgacgacgacaacggCAGTGCCGGCGACAACAGCGACACGCTGGCCAACTTTGACCGGTACTGGCAAAAGGTCATCAGTAAGGACAAGTACCGCACGCTGCGGTTCACGCCCGCCGAAGGGACACACTACTTCTGGTACAAGGGGCGTCCGCTGGCGTTCATCCGGGAGCGGGAGGAGAACAACAGCGGCATGAGTCTGCGGTGGGTGCCGGAGCGGCTGTACCTGTCGTGTCTGGGACGCGACCCCAGCATCCTCAAGGAGTTGCTGGCTGATGCGCAGCGGGCGTATGTGGCACGCGACGGCAACCGGACGATCATCTACCGCGGGCAGAAGAGCGGGGTGGACGACTTCGACTGGGTGCGGTGTATGGCGCGGCCGCCGCGGCCGCTGTCTACGGTCGTGCTGGACGAGGCGCAGAAGCAGGCGTTCATCGACGATATCAAGGAGTATCTGCAtccgaggacgaggcggtGGTATTCGAATCGCGGCATCCCGTACCGCCGGGGGTACCTGCTGCACGGCCCGCCAGGCACGGGCAAGACGAGTCTCTGTTTTGCGGCGAGCGGGCTGCTGGGCTTGACGCTGTACCTACTCAGTCTGAACTCGAAGAGTCTCGATGAGGACAGTCTGATGTCGCTGTTCTCGGAGCTCCCGCGGCGGTGTATTGTGCTGCTCGAGGACGTCGATAGCGCTGGGATCACGCAGAAGCGCGCAGAGGACGACTCCGTGGCGTCGGCCGTGCTCGTCGAAAAGGACAAGTCCAGCGCCGAGGAGAGGGAGCCCGAAACGAAGGCGAACAAGGGTGTTTCGCTCTCGGGTCTGCTCAATGTCATCGACGGAGTCGCCGCCAGCGAGGGCCGGATCCTCATTATGACCACCAACCATGCCGAGAAGTTGGATCCGGCTCTTCTCCGGCCAGGTCGCGTCGACATGACTATTGCTTTCGGATACGCTGACCGCGATGCCATGCGTGAGCTCTTCTCGGCCATCTACAGTATGCTCGAGGGGGATGCGCGGACATCCAAGATGACGTCAGTCCGAAAGGCGTCCGGACAAGTGCAGAAGAAACATGCCAAAGCCACAGTCACCCAGCGGAAGCGGCAGCGCTTGTCAAAGGAAAAGATCGCTGAGCTGGCTTCTGAGTTTGCATCACGCATCCCAGAGGGCGAATTCACCGCTGCCGAGATACAAGGCCATCTACTCAACTATAAGAATGAGCCGGAGGCTGCTATCGATGCAGTTGAGGAGTGGGTGAGAAGTGTTCGAGCCAAAcgaaaggaaaaggaacagtCCAAATAA
- a CDS encoding alkaline phosphatase family protein, translating into MPPRPDLLSPSLLSPGDYDDDASSLRSLSEQDSDSDDDEFLRKARTTLELAEHDRAVLEEEEEMEKLLVRSGPAHGLRRIFSPNGSSVKIGKYERNRDRRRKRHDERKRRRRSAVGENGELTYEMEEGYRESESSLLSGSSSELDQRLEKQYASIRPRRISGTRLAQVFAAVLVLFLIFLLGAYKASSGFRASHSSQHLLSNGSALFGPTTILISLDGFRADFLDRGLTPTLNALIAEGVSPPYMLPSFPSVTFPNHFTLVTGLYPESHGIVSNTFWDPALKENFHYTNQSISMQPKWWNAEPLWMTAEKHGLKTGIHMWPGSEAHIGGVDPTFLDKYNGSEKLSRKVDRILELLDLTGAEEESLMVPERPQFIAAYVPDVDADGHKFGPNSTEIRHTISQVDSMLAELMSGLRSRNLTDIVNLIIVSDHGMATTATERLIQLDDFIELGLVDRIDGWPLRGIRPRKPEDLEVLQKQLENLTLQYPQAVEVYTRETMPERYHFSRNDRIAPLWVIPKTGWAIVERPDFDAQEAIRTGRVYHPKGVHGYDHEHPLMRAIFIARGPAFPHPPNSRLEVFQNINVYNFVCDSLGIDPLPNNGTMRLPLQPVGLHSDEDAPIVDKPADPPISSASMSVIPSQTTTPASTSSEVPATALLAQPTSPSENEPSSEPQNEPESDDEQGPTWWGTLWSKVEEIKEWATDMIETVKDNIA; encoded by the exons ATGCCTCCGAGACCTGATCTTCTCAGtccttccctcctctccccgGGTGAttacgacgatgatgcctcCTCCTTGCGATCCCTATCAGAGCAGGACTCTGActccgacgacgatgaaTTCCTTCGCAAGGCTCGCACTACACTAGAGCTAGCCGAACATGATCGTGCAGttctggaagaggaggaagagatggagaaatTGTTGGTCAGAAGCGGGCCAGCTCATGGTCTGCGACGAATCTTCAGCCCGAACGGCAGCAGCGTCAAGATCGGGAAATACGAGCGGAATCGGGACCGAAGGAGGAAGCGCCACGATGAGCGCAAACGGCGTCGTCGTAGTGCGGTAGGGGAAAATGGAGAGCTAACGTACGAAATGGAAGAGGGCTATCGAGAGTCCGAATCCTCTCTCCTGAGCGGCTCGTCATCGGAGCTAGACCagaggctggagaagcagtatGCGAGTATTCGA CCACGACGAATTTCTGGGACGAGATTGGCACAGGTCTTTGCGGCGGTCTTGGTTTTGTTCCTTATATTCCTGCTGGGTGCATATAAAGCCTCTAGTGGCTTCCGAGCTTCGCACTCTTCCCAACATCTGCTCTCCAACGGCTCCGCCCTCTTTGGTCCTACCACCATATTAATTTCCCTCGATGGGTTCCGTGCGGACTTCCTTGATCGTGGTCTCACGCCGACACTGAATGCGCTGATCGCCGAGGGCGTTTCGCCACCATATATGCTCCCCAGCTTTCCCAGCGTCACATTTCCTAACCACTTCACTCTGGTCACAGGCTTATATCCAGAAAGTCACGGTATTGTGAGCAACACTTTTTGGGATCCTGCCCTAAAGGAAAATTTCCACTATACGAACCAGTCAATCAGTATGCAGCCTAAGTGGTGGAATGCCGAACCCTTGTGGATGACCGCCGAAAAGCACGGCCTTAAAACCGGGATTCATATGTGGCCTGGCTCCGAAGCGCACATTGGAGGAGTAGACCCAACATTTTTGGACAAGTACAATGGGTCAGAAAAGCTCTCGCGAAAAGTCGATCGGATCCTGGAGCTGCTTGACTTAACAGGcgcggaagaagaatcttTGATGGTCCCCGAGCGACCGCAGTTCATCGCTGCATATGTTCCCGATGTTGACGCAGATGGGCACAAGTTTGGCCCCAACAGTACTGAGATCCGACATACAATATCGCAGGTTGACAGCATGTTGGCTGAGCTGATGTCTGGCCTTCGAAGCCGCAATCTGACCGATATTGTCAACCTTATTATTGTGTCTGATCATGGTATGGCTACAACTGCTACGGAACGGTTGATACAACTGGATGATTTTATTGAGCTGGGTCTGGTCGATCGTATTGATGGATGGCCATTGCGCGGTATCCGGCCGAGAAAGCCTGAGGATCTTGAGGTCTTGCAAAAACAGCTGGAAAACCTGACGCTACAATACCCACAAGCGGTGGAAGTCTACACACGGGAGACAATGCCTGAGCGATATCACTTTTCCCGCAATGACCGAATTGCTCCCCTCTGGGTGATCCCTAAGACGGGATGGGCGATCGTCGAGCGACCAGACTTTGATGCTCAAGAGGCCATCCGAACTGGAAGAGTTTATCACCCAAAGGGTGTTCATGGTTACGACCATGAGCATCCTCTGATGCgcgccatcttcattgctAGGGGGCCTGCGTTTCCTCATCCACCCAACAGCCGGCTGGAAGTTTTCC AGAATATCAATGTGTATAACTTTGTCTGCGATTCTCTGGGGATTGATCCGCTCCCCAACAATGGAACGATGCGCCTTCCTCTACAGCCAGTGGGCCTTCATTCCGATGAAGATGCGCCGATTGTCGACAAGCCTGCTGACCCTCCGATCAGCAGCGCTAGCATGAGTGTAATCCCCTCGCAAACCACGACACCGGCCTCGACATCTTCAGAGGTGCCGGCAACagctcttcttgcccagcCAACCTCACCATCTGAAAATGAGCCCAGCTCAGAGCCGCAAAACGAACCGGAAAGCGACGACGAGCAAGGCCCTACTTGGTGGGGAACCCTCTGGAGCAAAGttgaggagatcaaggaatGGGCTACTGATATGATCGAGACCGTCAAGGACAATATCGCGTAA